In Plasmodium gaboni strain SY75 chromosome 8, whole genome shotgun sequence, one DNA window encodes the following:
- a CDS encoding hypothetical protein (conserved Plasmodium protein, unknown function) — protein sequence MERNANKFVGGKLKLKIKKKKIDKKKVSKEKEKNIENEEKNNIVTGSGRIVTIKNTIQGFETNFIEELKVGYEIILEHPTSLQTEKRIVTSILSNKTVLVNEEFTSDISTTCKFYINKIEKNNKTIQDNTNDNNNLEYAKVIENKNKHDVIKIRQKVGLWSYKTVDKKIKGHMTNEQKLDERVKSGRDKFCW from the coding sequence ATGGAAAGAAATGCAAATAAGTTTGTAGGAGgtaaattaaaattaaaaattaaaaagaaaaagatagataaaaagaaagtaagcaaagaaaaagagaagaatatagaaaatgaagagaaaaataatatagtaACTGGAAGTGGAAGAATAGTAACTATCAAAAATACAATTCAAGGATTTGAAACAAATTTTATAGAGGAATTAAAAGTAGGatatgaaattattttaGAACATCCTACTAGTTTACAAACCGAAAAAAGAATTGTTACTTCAATCTTAAGTAATAAAACTGTACTTGTCAATGAAGAATTTACAAGTGATATTAGTACGACCTgtaaattttatataaacaaaatagaaaaaaataataaaacaattCAAGACAAtacaaatgataataataatttggAATATGCAAAAGTTATAGAGaacaaaaataaacatGATGTTATTAAAATAAGACAGAAAGTAGGTTTATGGTCTTATAAAACAgttgataaaaaaattaaggGTCATATGACAAATGAGCAAAAATTAGATGAACGAGTTAAAAGTGGAAGAGATAAATTCTGTtggtaa
- a CDS encoding putative ATP-dependent RNA helicase prh1: MIELPILKYKHEIKKLIKKNKLIIIKGETGCGKTTQVPQIINEIFFDKKEKKYDNRKDKNDEKKKKKEKKKMLISLPRRVATISVAERVSKEMKRGDIGNYVGYTIRFKNVCSDKTRIKFVTDGILIREIMNDPLLKKYKFLILDEIHERSIRTDVLLGYTKILLQKRKKIKIILMSATFDINIFNQFFNNPPIITIPHKLHKITIYYPRKNVEDYILSVVSTILQIHFGNTSYASEFENDDDHKENVTNVSNGSNGLDEKNEVNKEHELNEPNETHHTNKIDEQNNIQTDTNSMNKINEDIKKTEDKNLGDILVFLPGQEEIEMINIMLKEKLKIIYKGNLLNKLMKEGNNYNNQNDFQNKINNKFNTDDHILNEICFHFGKTEIIPDKIYNMKILQLYSSLPNKKQKIIFDPVPPNTRKVILSTNIAETSVTIPNIKYVIDSGKVKIKYFDVNRGSNVLRVTQISKDSAIQRSGRAGREAPGQVYRIYTKEEYENMNPFLIPEIFRSDLTQIYLELKAMNINNPLEFNFPENPRKELFVHSAKMLFKINAIDMNNNLTDLGKKLCLFPLNPIYANILLCSIEFNCIDEIATIIALLNCDSIFLNYNFYEDLDSMNNDSLNKKKNNNEEQKSVHKNSVQDWKENINNLKNDDKKKGKNNNLEQDDDHVNDDDNDDDNDDNNDDNNNQDIEEKKMNDKNKLINVARRKLIHPDGDHLTLLHIFYLWQEADIKEKKHFCNIYALNNEILHQVEKIKIQLLEIMKNKMKIEISKKLHMHKWDQILICLCKACFFNIAKSTSNTNVYINLVNKTKIRIHPSSTLFNSYIKPTFIFYSDIVQTRRLYARIVTKIEADWLLKYVSSKFQVAKT; encoded by the exons atgatagAATTACCCATATTAAAATACAAAcatgaaattaaaaaattaataaaaaaaaataaattaattataataaaaggaGAAACAGGTTGTGGAAAGACCACGCAAGTTCctcaaataataaatgaaatattttttgataaaaaagagaaaaaatatgataatagaaaagataaaaatgatgaaaaaaaaaaaaagaaggaaaaaaaaaaaatgttaatatCTCTTCCCAGAAGAGTAGCAACTATTAGTGTTGCTGAAAGGGTTTCTaaagaaatgaaaagaGGTGATATAGGTAATTATGTTGGTTATACTATAAgatttaaaaatgtttgTTCTGATAAAACTAGAATAAAATTTGTAACAGATGGAATATTAATTAGAGAAATCATGAATGATCctttattaaaaaaatataaatttttaattctaGATGAAATCCATGAAAGATCTATTAGAACTGATGTCTTATTAGGTTATACAAAAATTTTGTtacaaaaaagaaaaaaaattaaaattatacTAATGTCTGCAACCTTTgatataaacatatttaatCAATTTTTTAACAACCCACCAATTATAACCATCCCTCATAAGCTTCATAAAattacaatatattatccTAGAAAAAATGTAGAAGATTATATTCTATCTGTTGTAAGTACAATATTACAGATACATTTTGGTAATACTTCATATGCGTCAGAATTTGAGAATGATGATGATCATAAAGAAAATGTAACAAATGTATCAAATGGATCAAATGGATtagatgaaaaaaatgaagtGAATAAAGAGCACGAATTGAATGAACCAAACGAAACACACcatacaaataaaatagatGAACAGAATAATATACAGACAGATACCAACTCtatgaacaaaataaatgaagatataaaaaagacGGAAGATAAAAATCTTGGTGACATTTTAGTATTCTTACCTGGTCAAGAAGAAATCgaaatgataaatattatgttaaaagaaaaattaaaaataatatataaaggaaatttattaaataaattaatgAAAGAAggaaataattataataatcaaaatgattttcaaaataaaataaataataaatttaatacCGATGATCATATACTTAATGAAATTTGTTTTCATTTTGGTAAAACGGAAATAATTCctgataaaatatataatatgaaaatcTTACAACTATATTCATCACTTccaaataaaaaacaaaaaattatatttgaCCCTGTTCCCCCCAACACAAGGAAG GTAATTTTAAGTACCAACATTGCAGAAACATCAGTGACCATTCcgaatataaaatatgtaatcGACAGCGGAAAAgtgaaaataaaatattttgatgTAAATAGGGGAAGCAACGTTTTAAGAGTGACGCAAATATCTAAAGATTCTGCAATTCAAAGGAGTGGAAGAGCAGGAAGAGAAGCTCCAGGACAGGTGTATCgaatatatacaaaagAGGAGTATGAGAATATGAATCCTTTTTTAATACCTGAAATTTTCCGTTCAGACTTGACTCAAATATATTTGGAATTAAAG GCCATGAATATTAATAACCCCCTTGAGTTCAATTTTCCTGAAAATCCAAGAAAGGAACTTTTTGTACATTCAGCCAAAATgctttttaaaataaacGCTATCgatatgaataataacTTAACTGATTTGGGAAAAAAACTGTGCTTATTTCCTTTAAATCCTATATATGctaatatattattatgttcaATAGAATTTAATTGTATAGATGAAATAGCTACAATTATAGCGCTACTTAACTGTGACAGcatttttttgaattataatttttatgaagATTTGGATAGCATGAATAATGATTCCttgaacaaaaaaaaaaataataatgaagaaCAAAAAAGTGTGCATAAGAATTCTGTTCAAGATTGGaaggaaaatataaacaatttaaaaaatgatgataaaaaaaaaggaaaaaataataatcttGAACAAGATGACGACCATGttaatgatgatgataatgatgatgataatgatgataataatgatgataataataatcaagatattgaagaaaaaaaaatgaatgataaaaataaattaattaatgTTGCAAGAAGAAAACTTATTCATCCAGATGGAGATCATTTAAcattattacatattttttatttatggCAAGAAGCTgatattaaagaaaaaaaacatttttgtaatatatatgctttaaataatgaaatattacatcaagtagaaaaaataaaaatacaattattagaaattatgaaaaataaaatgaaaattgaaatatcaaaaaaattacatatgCATAAATGGGATCaaattttaatttgtttatGTAAGGcatgtttttttaatatagCCAAATCAACATCAAATAcaaatgtatatataaatttgGTTAATAAGACAAAAATAAGAATTCACCCATCATCAACTCTTTTTAACTCTTATATTAAACCAAcgtttatattttattctgATATTGTACAAACAAGAAGATTGTATGCACGTATTGTGACGAAAATTGAGGCAGACTGGTTATTGAAATATGTATCATCAAAATTTCAAGTAGCCAAAACGTAA
- a CDS encoding hypothetical protein (conserved Plasmodium protein, unknown function) yields the protein EINQPVKKTLIAKNNNTPTPTPANKVVKKPDEKVGSSNTESQKKSDGTDDKSKKDGQGADKTKGTSADSKSKNNDDNKSNVQKYGYFSWLWKYFQPKKTEVKK from the coding sequence GAAATAAATCAACCTGTCAAAAAAACTTTAATCgcaaaaaataataatactcCTACTCCTACACCTGCAAATAAAGTTGTTAAAAAACCAGATGAAAAGGTAGGATCTTCAAATACAGAAtctcaaaaaaaaagtgatGGCACAGATGATAAATCTAAAAAGGATGGCCAAGGTGCTGATAAAACAAAAGGCACAAGTGCAGATAGTAAATCTAAAAAcaatgatgataataaatcGAATGTACAAAAATATGGTTATTTCTCATGGTTATGGAAGTATTTTCAACCCAAAAAAACAGAAgtcaaaaaataa
- a CDS encoding putative ribosomal RNA small subunit methyltransferase NEP1: MRTDKQDHENSSNVNESLLLSDYSSEENNYEEDDDEKKKEKKVIIILEGACLQLIEVKRYIYELANSRKHKNILKKKQVDEENIKNFRPDILHQCLIHLLESPLNKYGYLQIYIKTHDNQLFYVSSNLKIPKTFQQFESLMVTFLRKYKIKAHEKNIYLLKIIKNDLNNILPTNGYKIGLSLKGKKVQLNNYIKDFKNTNQPVTFFIGAVAYSNPTMKLQILDDNISISHFSLSAAMCCTSICSEFENLWNLF; this comes from the coding sequence ATGAGGACGGACAAACAAGACCATGAAAATAGTAGTAATGTGAATGAATCCCTTTTGTTATCAGATTATTCAAgtgaagaaaataattatgaggaagatgatgatgaaaaaaaaaaagaaaaaaaagttattatcatattaGAAGGAGCATGTTTACAATTAATTGAAgtaaaaagatatatatatgaattagCTAATAGTAGgaaacataaaaatattttaaaaaaaaaacaagtagatgaagaaaatataaaaaatttcaGACCTGATATATTACATCAATGtttaatacatttattaGAAAGCcctttaaataaatatggatatttacaaatatatataaaaacacATGATAAtcaattattttatgtatcttcaaatttaaaaattccTAAAACATTTCAACAATTTGAATCTTTGATGGTTACCtttttaagaaaatataaaattaaagcacatgaaaaaaatatttatttattaaaaattataaaaaacgatttaaacaatatattaCCTACAAATGGATATAAAATAGGATTGTCTttaaaaggaaaaaaagttcaattaaataattatatcaaagattttaaaaatacaaatcAACCTGTTACATTCTTTATAGGAGCTGTAGCATATTCAAATCCTACAATGAAATTACAAATATtagatgataatatttctatCTCTCATTTTAGTTTAAGTGCTGCTATGTGTTGTACATCTATATGTTCAGAGTTTGAAAATCTATGGAATTTATTTtaa
- a CDS encoding putative clp1-related protein has product MANNGNTRLYHLKAYHELRIVTLEKSTKYNEKEECIKIRVLSNKNIHNKSNDKKNMNDNINYSAEIFGKELIIDKEYTFGYNEKFSIYTYTGCYIQIKGMTLQEYESKNNTMKEYVSLCYILDAYRKLAKKKKKIGPRILITGNNNSGKSSVSLLLLNYALKSGFKPLYIETDTKASSDKIELNRGPGVISCFKYDNMNNIENIYPMAATNNTNINININNNNNMNTSNMNNINNNNNINNMNSMNSNSNSNSGNTFDLINNNNMFGSYMKYSLEYFFGYYDIKEDINLYYHLNECVSSCIYLMFLNNINNLSADLRNYSNEQEHICSSGFILNVPSEADHDIIKNLIDIYNINIVIVIDNSFLHYSLKEHYHNVKEDEQEYNNVDPQNNLIKDKKSRQSKRLSEHHSLYDMNVVKDTSLNNDKRSSIYFNKNKDEEVLYDGEKNEELKTDDYNNINMNNKKDSIYNMNNMYSHYEEDDEDKKNIQIIGMPKFEGVIPSDNNRIKYCRNLWYYNYFSRDININNYLFKKSHIISFKYSRTSFIKLDTNLAVPLSALPSDCRDIKRENVSVSYYNGNVKNLMNCILAVSYSKDFSYLHLINIAALVHVQGIKEIEQTQQEQDNQKENNNSYDNNDENNNEHNHNQVDYIFDILCPIYITLKNLPPFFIIPGNIRQMKF; this is encoded by the coding sequence atggCAAACAATGGAAATACCAGACTTTATCATCTAAAAGCGTATCATGAACTACGTATAGTGACACTTGAAAAATctacaaaatataatgagAAGGAAGAATGTATTAAGATTCGTGTATTGTCAAATAAgaatatacataataaaagtaatgataagaaaaatatgaatgataatataaattatagTGCTGAAATATTTGGTAAGGAATTAATAATAGATAAAGAATATACATTTGGATACAACGAAAAGTTTTctatatatacatatactggttgttatatacaaataaaagGAATGACATTACAAGAATATGAAAGTAAGAACAATACAATGAAAGAATATGTATCTCtatgttatatattagaTGCCTATCGTAAGTtagcaaaaaaaaaaaaaaaaatcgGCCCTAGAATATTAATAACtggaaataataattcagGCAAAAGTTCAGTATCTTTGcttttattaaattatgCATTGAAATCAGGATTTAAAccattatatatagaaacAGATACTAAAGCTAGTTCTGATAAGATAGAATTAAATCGAGGACCTGGTGTGATCAGTTgttttaaatatgataatatgaataatatagaaaatatatatccCATGGCAGCTACAAATAACACAAACATAAACATAAACataaacaataataataatatgaacacaagtaatatgaataatatcaataataataacaatatcaataatatgaacagtatgaatagtaatagtaatagtaatagTGGTAACACCTTTgatttaattaataataataatatgtttgGCTCATACATGAAGTATTCAttagaatatttttttggatattatgatattaaagaagatataaacttatattatcatctgAACGAATGTGTAAGTAGTTGTATATATCTAatgtttttaaataatattaataatcTATCAGCTGATTTAAGAAATTATAGTAACGAACAAGAACATATATGCTCCTCAggatttatattaaatgtcCCATCAGAAGCAGACcatgatattataaaaaatttgattgatatttataatattaatattgtGATTGTTATAgataattcttttttacATTATTCTTTAAAAGAACATTATCATAACGTTAAAGAAGATGAACAGGAATATAACAATGTGGATCcacaaaataatttaattaaagataaaaaaagtaGACAATCCAAGAGATTATCAGAGCACCATTCATTATATGACATGAACGTTGTTAAGGATACGAGTTTGAATAATGATAAGCGCAGTtcaatttattttaataagaATAAGGATGAGGAGGTTTTATATGATGGTGAGAAAAATGAGGAATTAAAAACAGACgattataataacataaacatgaataataaaaaagatagTATATACAATATGAACAATATGTATAGTCATTATGAAGAAGATGATGAGgataagaaaaatattcaaattaTTGGCATGCCTAAATTTGAAGGTGTTATTCCTTCTGATAATAATCgtataaaatattgtaGAAATTTATGgtattataattatttttcaagagatataaatataaataattatctttttaaaaaaagtcatataatatcatttaaatatagTAGAACCAGTTTTATAAAACTAGATACAAATCTTGCTGTACCTTTATCAGCTTTACCATCTGATTGTAGAGATATAAAAAGAGAAAATGTATCAGTTAGTTATTATAATGGAAATGTAAAAAATCTAATGAACTGCATTCTAGCAGTATCTTATTCTAAAGATTTTTCATATCTACATCTTATTAATATAGCTGCATTAGTACATGTTCAGGGTATTAAAGAAATTGAGCAAACACAACAAGAACAAGATAatcaaaaagaaaataataattcttatgataataatgatgaaaataataatgaacaCAATCATAATCAGGttgattatatttttgatatattatgcccaatatatataacattgAAAAATTTACCtccattttttataatacCTGGAAATATAAGGCAAATGAAGTTCTAA
- a CDS encoding putative 60S ribosomal protein L22: MVAKKDTTKVSKKLKKKVVKKSKIVKGLKKQKMNKSTKGIKYVLDCTKPVKDTILDISGLEQFFKDKIKVDKKTNNLKNKVVVTSDEYKIYITVHIPFSKRYIKYLAKKYIKMHQIRDFLRVIAKGKLAYEFKYFQLNN; encoded by the exons atggTGGCTAAAAAAGATACTACAAAAGTTTCAAAGAAACTCAAGAAGAAAGTTGTAAAGAAATCAAAAATTGTTAAGGGCTtgaaaaaacaaaagaTGAATAAAAGTACCAAGGGAATTAAATATGTTTTGGATTGTACCAAACCAGTCAAAGATACAATTTTAGATATAAGTGGATTg gAACAATTTTTCAAGGATAAAATTAAAGTTGACAAGAAAACAAATAACTTGAAAAATAAAGTTGTAGTAACATCtgatgaatataaaatctATATCACCGTCCACATACCCTTTTCTAAAAGATACATAAAg TATCTTGcaaagaaatatattaagatGCATCAAATACGTGACTTCTTAAGAGTCATAGCTAAAGGAAAGTTAGCCTACgaatttaaatattttcaattaaataattaa
- a CDS encoding protein transport protein SEC61 subunit beta, with product MNAAPVIVGGMRTPARRRQSNASASGNNSKQRRNSNGNSNSIVKFYGDDSPGFKLTPQTVLISTLIFMATVVILHIISKI from the exons atgaaTGCCGCACCAGTAATAGTTGGTGGTATGAGAACACCAGCAAg ACGAAGACAAAGTAACGCCTCTGCGAGTGGCAACAATTCAAAACAAAGAAGAAACAGTAATGGAAACTCGAACAGTATTGTTAAATTTTATGGTGATGATTCTCCTGGATTTAaatt AACTCCACAAACTGTCCTCATTTCtacattaatatttatggCAACTGTAGttattttacatataataagtaaaatataa
- a CDS encoding hypothetical protein (conserved Plasmodium protein, unknown function), producing MIKIFQINKRFIYWPPKNKLRTLRFPSGKKSFIFVGKRDEDGKEEPVLCFVDNQNQKLTWMNEEEVLNFEKLMPRLDSYFSLYIQKAQKVNEQNMQLIEEMHKTFHE from the exons atgataaaaatatttcaaattAACAAGCGCTTTATTTATTGGCCAcctaaaaataaattaagGACATTAAGG TTCCCATCAGGGAAAAAAAGTTTCATTTTTGTGGGTAAAAGAGACGAGGATGGTAAAGAAGAGCCCGTATTATGTTTTGTCGataa CCAAAATCAAAAATTGACATGGATGAATGAAGAAGAAGTTTTAAATTTCGAAAAATTG ATGCCCAGACTGGACAGCTATTTTTCcttatatatacaaaaagCACAAAAAGtaaatgaacaaaatatgCAACTAATTGAAGAAATGCACAAAACATTTCATGagtaa
- a CDS encoding putative mitochondrial ribosomal protein L4 precursor has translation MLFVIQNIHLTNKLKKNISFICHVALFQTRKLKTSSLRKNEIWKNNMHTKNDVKKIMTCSGDLIEKKRKNYEWEIERKEEVHEKECEENDIEVMNTEGTCKNNKDNDIKINENNKINVDDDISVCDEYKFLFERPKHFAHIDDEPIIRRPGCIIDIKTLLRNNWSFPAVGFNSKLEIPIYKFEADEKDDNIKYISVPNDIFGLPIRSDILHKCYYFYRTALAGYTERMQLYKWEWPGSTKKYRSQKKSGKARMNWRKTCGRYLGVKNHPIRPFDQKTNINRKFLWKGMKILLSAKFAQDQIKVVDNFLIKSHKTKYTVKYLRNILGKNCNSALLVHEGKTDVNDNFLWACANIASVKRENVEGVNIYNLLKYRYVVFTYKALKNIIYELKIYPYKMKWLPTYATPNNTQAPIPEKVKNWNFLWLEKKKRNNFSKFDKEALKKRIQEWKWSSDIKGALKVKKHDPYKNFILTKFQCNDSVPEYIKYEYLFNVDDEAHEDNDYQEHFHMLDEILNDDEELADISSLSSLRGGNKNEEKKKKKNIHIYIYIYIYMCVFVCAYVVFVNVAFFFVFYQYDEESDKDEKDNDENDNDENDDDENDDDENEKDGNEDEIGNINFEDTKD, from the exons ATGCTTTTTGttattcaaaatatacatttaacaaataaactgaaaaagaatatttcatttatttgtCATGTTGCTTTATTTCAAACACGAAAATTGAAAACTTCTTCTTTAAGGAAAAACGaaatatggaaaaataatatgcacacaaaaaatgatgtgaaaaaaattatgacCTGTTCAGGTGATTTgatagaaaaaaaaagaaaaaattatgaatgGGAAATTGAAAGAAAAGAAGAAGTACATGAAAAAGAGTGTGAAGAAAATGACATTGAAGTTATGAATACAGAAGGAACATGtaagaataataaagataatgatattaaaattaatgagaataataaaataaatgtgGATGATGATATATCAGTATGtgatgaatataaatttcTTTTTGAACGACCAAAACATTTTGCACATATTGATGATGAGCCAATTATAAGAAGACCAGGATGTATTATtgatataaaaacattattAAGAAATAATTGGAGTTTTCCTGCTGTTGGTTTTAATAGTAAATTAGAAATTCCgatatataaatttgaAGCAGATGAAaaagatgataatataaaatatataagtgTTCCGAATGATATTTTTGGATTACCAATAAGGTCAGATATATTACATAAgtgttattatttttataggACGGCATTAGCTGGATATACTGAAAGAATGcaattatataaatggGAATGGCCAGGTAGTactaaaaaatatagaagtcaaaaaaaaagtggTAAAGCAAGAATGAACTGGAGAAAAACATGTGGTAGATATTTAGGTGTGAAAAATCATCCTATAAGACCTTTTGATCAAAAAACTAATATAAATAGGAAATTTTTATGGAAAGgtatgaaaatattattatcagCAAAATTTGCTCAAGATCAAATAAAAGTAgttgataattttttaattaaatcTCATAAAACCAAATATActgtaaaatatttaagaaatattttagGAAAGAATTGTAATAGTGCTTTATTAGTTCATGAGGGAAAAACAGATgtaaatgataattttttatggGCATGTGCTAATATAGCAAGTGTAAAAAGAGAAAATGTCGAAGGAgttaatatttataatttattaaaatatagatatgttgtttttacatataaagctttaaaaaatattatatacgAATTAAAAATCTATCcatataaaatgaaatggCTACCTACTTATGCAACACCTAATAATACCCAAGCACCAATACCAGAAAAAGTTAAAAACTGGAATTTTTTATGGctagaaaaaaaaaaaagaaacaatTTTTCTAAATTTGATAAAGAAgcattaaaaaaaagaattcAAGAATGGAAATGGTCAAGTGATATAAAAGGAGCTTTAAAAGTGAAAAAACATGATccatataaaaattttatacTCACAAAATTTCAGTGCAATGATTCAGTTCcagaatatataaaatatgaatatttatttaatgtGGATGATGAAGCTCATGAGGATAACGATTATCAGGAACACTTTCACATGCTGGATGAAATATTGAATGATGACGAGGAATTGGCCGACATATCAAGTTTGTCTTCTTTACGAGGAGGTAacaaaaatgaagaaaaaaaaaaaaaaaaaaatatacatatatatatatatatatatatatatatgtgtgtattTGTGTGTGCATATGTTGTATTCGTCAATGTtgcatttttttttgtattttatcAG TATGATGAAGAAAGTGATAAAGATGAAAAAGATAACgatgaaaatgataacGATGAAAATGATGACGATGAAAATGATGACGATGAAAATGAGAAGGATGGAAATGAGGACGAAATAGGAAACATTAATTTCGAAGACACAAAGgattaa
- a CDS encoding putative mediator of RNA polymerase II transcription subunit 7, with the protein MADENYVSGYPPPPYYFKEYQSMDIKKIMEMNNFKSTDEESFLEHMRKTYETIYDLNRNKYIKDIRSLSNIKNCEFIMGRPPPLPLRDSYNVFGMEYKVERNIEELDSDEILYDEKKNLKEEFIRIYKIYKETFFLLFDDIVNNRKDDKSKIKQLTKIHVNLFHILAKLRHYQTINNIVNVLKIQLKKRQIAIDKMKISLLNVYQYINFVQTNCVNKNMITNEENEEQKK; encoded by the coding sequence ATGGCAGATGAAAATTACGTTTCGGGGTATCCCCCCCCTCCATACTACTTTAAAGAATATCAAAGTATggatattaaaaaaattatggaaatgaataattttaaatcTACTGATGAAGAATCCTTTTTGGAGCACATGAGAAAGACCTATGAGACTATATATGATCttaatagaaataaatatataaaagatattaGAAGTTtaagtaatataaaaaattgtgAATTTATAATGGGTAGACCCCCACCATTACCATTAAGAGATAGCTATAATGTGTTTGGTATGGAATATAAAGTAGAAAGAAATATTGAAGAATTAGATTCTgatgaaatattatatgatgaaaaaaaaaacttaaaagaagaatttattagaatatataaaatatataaagaaaccttttttcttttatttgATGATATTGTTAACAATAGAAAAGATGATAAATCGAAAATAAAACAACTAACCAAAATACATGTTAATTTATTCCATATATTAGCAAAATTAAGACACTATCAAacaattaataatattgttaaTGTTCTTAAAATACAACTTAAAAAAAGACAAATAGCTATTgataaaatgaaaataagTCTCCTCAATgtatatcaatatattaattttgtACAAACCAATTgtgtaaataaaaatatgattaCAAATGAAGAGAATGAggaacaaaaaaaataa